The DNA sequence gccaagaagcaaaaaaaaaaggcgaaaaatcggacgcttattgctcggccgaactttatcgtagcgaCATCATTTAAATGTTTCCAGACTCGATTAACTTCGGACCAAAACATCTTTCAACCTCATTATGtgaattattacagtttttgagatattaaactttcaattaaaaaaaaaatgtccatttgactttggacgcttgttgctaggcaacaggttatcgtagggacatgattcaaatgtttcaaaactcgcCTTGCTGCGGACtataacatattcaaatttcatgaaactgtgatttacataaattttaagtcaaaatgcctgccaaatggccccatcccaaaaggtttatcaacaacatttaacggtttattaacaaccctaaactacttcttggccattattaatcaccctaaaccacacaaccccgaagcaggggttgtggtttattaacaaccctaaaccacaaCAGGAACAgaacaggaatgaatgcaatacaaccgtaaacacctcaaactgacatagaaccaccctgaacacaaccactacagccccaaaccaaagtagcaagaggggacgaatgggcagtagggcatgcccatatcaaatttcctgaaattttctagttcttattattattctgcactcttttttcgtccgttaatacggccccatccgcaatgtgcacccatgcatgccatacatcgttggatgcgtctccatggtgCCTCGATGGgccttacttttctcagtcacaaatcttaccgtggcaacgctagatgcctaaaagcaaaaaaaaaggctaaaatTCGGACACTTATTGCTCGgctgaactttatcgtagagacattgttcaaactttcaaacactcggcccgattggcactaacggaccgtacaacctcattatgccaattattacagtctttgcgatatttacctttctttttttttttaatttccatttgactttggacgcttgttgctaggctacAGGTTATCGTAAAGACATAgtacaaatgttcccagactcggcacgctgtggactttgatatattcaaatttcatgaagctgcgatttaaggaaattttatgtcaaaatccatgccaaacggCCCCATTCCcaaaggtttattaacaaccctaaaccacaccccctgcagcgagcacaggaatgaatgaaatgcaaccgtaaacacctcaaactgacatagaaccaccccaaacacaaccactacagccccaaaccaaagcagcaagaggggacgaatgggcaggagggcatgcccatatcaaaatttcctgaaattttctagtgtTATTTTTGTACTTTGAGCAGGTGTTCTAGTGTCTGTTGTCTCTGAGTTGTGAACattatgtttatgtattttaagtAATGATAACGTTGTAATTCagctgatgattctgatgagaccccagagaaactgctctgaaaggtcagcagctaacggggatctaacaaaacaaccaaacaaacagttcTAACGGTCcacagttgaacacttggtggattctgacctgagagactccaggtgacagtgtggactctccagtccaggacacagcttcttcagtcctgaatcctgcaggtggttgttactcaggtccagttctgtcagactggaggactgagagctgagaactgaggacagatctgcacagatgtcctctgagaggttgcaaccactcaacctgcaggggagattaaagagagatcatcaggttatttaggaaagtttatttgtttaacatTTCATGAACAAGGAAACTCAAACCCGGCAGGTGGTtttctatggagctagaacagtctcataattcgtaaatgcacacaccgattcgtaAATGCACATACCGTTTCCCTGATGTCTATGTTTTATCGCTCTTTCATCGAATCTGtcatcactttttctttcatttgttggtttcaatccttaaaagtcaaagacagaaacttgctcaataaggttgtcagtctaagcagtaaaataatcgggtcggctcaacaaaaattacaagaactttataacaaacagctgatcaagaaGGCAAACTCCGTATTGTCTGATTGCTCACATCCCTTACAtcaacagtttcagtttctaccatcaggtacactgcttagactcccttttgcaaagactaacagatacaaacactcctttgttccctccgctattgttcttttaaatgcaggaaggaaaaggtagtgggtgaaaaGGTAGTGGGATGGAAAAGGTAGTGGGGGAAGCTTAAGTCTATACTATTATTGTAATTTagtatgtatattttatgtatatttacccATTGTGTGCTTCTCTTGTTGCGAAACTAATCGcccccttggggacaaataaagtaattgattgattgaatgcacaggacaaaattcacaaatgcacacaccgattcgcatATGCACACACtctttcacaaatgcacaggacaagtttcacaaatgcacaggacaattcacacgtgcgtaggacaagatatacaaaagtatttttgatgcacacacaaatataacctgatttacaaaagtttttttgtctgtgagcggCGCTCGATTTGCGTGTggcttttgagactcccctgatatccctcgatccacaaatatgttttttttaacacgaaaggatctgcaaccaataagatatcttcctttttttcagccaatcataagagcgcaccctaagtgggggacgatttactcctaaaccaatcagattaaaggggcggatacacctgctgtttgaactgcgttagcgccgttcgcttagaaaagtgattcataTTTCGAGTttgtggagtaaagataaataaacaagacagcaacacgggatggagaggagatcactgctctgattttcttgtgatctcggtaaagaaaacagcgtgatcggagatggtttgtcgggccgttcaactaGAGCCATCTAGTTGGCTGGCACTGGAGAACTCTTAgccctgccgatgcagcaactgatgatgagaaacagcggagatatttctgtatttgctccgtttggtttgaCGACGTATTACATAGGAATGTCCCGCTTATTCAGCTCAGAAGCAGACAGACcgcagcagagagctggccgTCATCCTTCTTCCTGACGGGGACGAACTGCAGCGtccaggtggagcagcacgtgcatgtcgtcaggagattcatttaccgaaatatctggagcaaagtcggtatcagtcgactgataaccgaagaacctctgtatcctgCTCAGacgtttgatgatcggtggacaaacacccccaccagcaccatcaccGTTGCATCTTCCGATGAGCACGACTCTATCTGCACtgggaatgtgttgatctgccaccgctgttttgacatatgtttgtctctgtgtggtgggaatgtcacatcataaatgtgaggataacagctgcttgtttccgAACTCCGcgtctggtcactgtggtcagctggtgtctgaccgggaccagcgccactcgcggccagagccagaactgcaggtcgcgttctGTACAGCAATATTCGCCCCCGTCATTTGACGCGTcaacaggctcgttctcctgaaCGACAactgtagttcaaatacagaaatatctacactgtttctcatcatcagttgctgcatcggcaggactaagagctctccagtctcccgacggctctggttgaatgGCCCGACAAgccatctccgatcgcgctgttttctttaccgagatcacaagaaaatcagagcagtgatctctccatcccgtgttgctgtgttgtttatttatctttactccaccaactccaaatattgaatcacttttctaagcgaacgatGCAAATGCacctcaaacagcaggtgtatccgcccctttaatctgattggtttacgagtaaatcgtcccccacgtggggtgcgcacttatgattggctgaaacaaaggaagatatctgattggttgcagatccttccgtgttaaaaaaaactttttggatcgagtcacgtcaggggagtctcaaaagtcactcaaatccagcgcagctcacagacaaaaaaaacgtttgtaaatcaggttatatttgtgtgtgcatcaaaaactTTGCATACTTTTgcatatcttgtcctacgcacgtgtgaattgtcctgtgcatttgtgaaacttgtcctgtgcatttgtgaaacttgtcctgtgcatttgtgaaacagtgtgtgcatttgcgaatcggtgtgtgcatttgtgaattttgtcctgtgtatttgtgaaacggtgtgtgcatatgcgaattatgagactgttctagctccatagttttctgttgcctccatgtaGAAATAACTTAAAACAGAAGACAATGAATCCCAAAGCGATGGCGGCGAGGAATTAATTACCAGATGTTTGGAGATAATATGTCAAGCTTTAAGAAGAAACTCAAGTAATTTCTGTTTACTCAGAGGGAATCAAATGCACCGTTGAGAAGTGAGCTATTGATTCGTTTTGTCTTAATATCTTGTTTGAAATTgtgatgaaaaaaatgtaattgctGAGTTTAAACAGAGGGAATGTAGAGTCATAATGCCATTGTGCTGATTGTAATGTTATTTTTGCACTTGGAGGAGGTGTGCTAGTGTCTGTTGTCTCTGAGTTGTGAGCattatgtttatgtattttaattaatgataacattgtaattcagctgatgattctgatgagaCCCCAGATAAATTCCTCTGAAAGGTCAGCAGCTAACGGGAATCTAACAAAATAACTAAACAAACAGTTCTAACGGtcaacagttgaacacttggtcgattctgacctgagagacttcaggtgacagtgtggactctccagtccaggacacagcttcttcagtcctgaatcctgcaggtggttgttactcaggtccagttctgtcagactggaggactgagagctgagaactgaggacagatctgcacagatgtcctctgagaggttacaaccactcaacctgcagaggagattaaagagaaatAATCATGTAATGtaaaaattgaatatttaattcaacaaatgaatgaattattgaattgaaatgaatacTGATCAATTCAACTATTAATCAATAAGTGTTGCTGCACTACAGTCTTGATCAAAGCTGCATTTGTCTTATTATCTGCACGTAAAGTTTCCTGAGATGAATCATTGAGGAGAACTGGTCCCACATGAACCTAAATTTAGttgaacagtgaatttaactgaTTTCCTCTAGGAACACAACATGTGATTgtaattaaaacaaatgtgtccgtgttcgtccttacacaactttcttggatgctttgaccaccggcagcagcctctgtagaacctcctctgaagctgagtatttcttcaggtcaaacacatccagatcttctgatgacagtaagatgaagaccagagccgaccactgagcaggagacagatCATCTGTGGAGAGAAGTCCTGATCTCAGGGAccgttggacctcctccaccagagaaccatcgttcagttcattcagacagtggaacaggttgatgcttttctctgcagacagatcctcactgatcttctCCTTGATGTATTCAACTGTTTCCTGAATGTTCTgtgatcttcttttttttggtttcagcagacctcgtaggagagtctgattggtctccagtgaaagacccagaaggaagcggaggaacaagtccaggtgtccgtttggactctgtaaggccttgtccacagaACTCCGATAGAGGTCAGTCTCTGCTCTTGTTTTAAACCACCAGGTgtttctttgttcctccagcaggttgactccagacttgGTGAAGGTccgatggacatgaagagcagccagaaactcctgaacactcagatggatgaagcagaagacctggtcctggtacaggctgctctcctctctaaagatctgggtgaacactcctgagtacactgaagcctctctgacattgATGCCGCACTCtttcaggtctggttcatagaagatcaggtttcctttctgcagctgctcaaaagccagttttcccagagactccaccatcttcctgctctctggactccagtgtggatccgtcccAGCTCCAccatcatacttgaccttcttcagtttggcctggaccaccaggaagtggatgtacatctcagtcagggtctttggcagcctccctccctttctggtttccaggactttctccaggaccgtagcagtgatccagcagaagactgggatgtggcacatgatgtggatgcttcgtgatgtcttgatgtgggagatgatcccgctggtctgctcctcttctctgaacctcttcctgaagtattcctccttctgtgggtcagcgaaccctctgacctctgtcaccatgtcaacacactcaggagggatctgattggctgctgcgggtcgtgtggtgatccagagacgagcagaaggaagcaggttccccctgatgaggtttgtcagcagcacatccactgaggtggactctgtaacatcagttaggacctcattgttgtggaagtccagaggaagtcgactctcatccagaccgtcaaagatgcaCACGACttggaactcttcaaagctgcacatttctctggtttcagtgaagaagtgatgaacaagttccaccaagctgaactttctctctttcagcacattcagctctctgaaggtgaatggaagcagtaactggatgtcctggttggcttcttcagcccagtccagagtgaacttctgtgttaggactgttttcccgatgccggccactcccttcgtcatcactgttctgattggttcatctcttccaggtgggagtttaaagatgtcttcctgtctgatggttgtttctgctctgtctggtttcctggatgctgcttcaatctgtctgacttcatgttcatcgttgacctctccagtccctccctTTGTGACgtagagctctgtgtagatctgcttcagaagggttgggtttcctgctttagCAATCCCCTCAGACACACACTGGCACCTTTTCTTCAGCTTAGACTTCAGCCGCTTTTTACAAACTGCAGCAAAAGAACCttaataaaagtggaaaaaagaaaccaattAGTGTTTTATACAGTTCAACTTAATTGTCCTAAGGAATCAGGATGTGAACCAACACTGATCGACTCTAACCGATGAGCCGTCCAATATTGAGTAGAATCACTTTTACCACCAAAACACCCCTGTTGTGCaactcgggtagcttggctgtccagttatcgaaggctattaatgaatattattaataattattaataattaataaagttgactatttatcaaattgaattatcaaaataataattctcgtcggggcaccaccgccggggccttactccgGAGGAAATtggataactaaacagcagaaaatcagtctcatatgatttgaattatcctgcagaacagcaaatcttactatatcttacagaataacaatgaaggcgtgatatccgaacactaggctctgcttaaacaaatcaatttgtgaccaaatcttgcatgaaataacaacaaccactcattaagaatcaatcaggatttatttacattacattattttcGCTCCTCCCCTGAGCCCCCCCGGTCAGACGCCACCGTGAGTAAGCCAAAAAATTTAATTACCCGAAAGGAGCTGCGGCCCTTCCcagttttcactgttactgacgctgaagaagtagctcagcgttttcttaaagtaaaccagaggagaacagatCACGATTAACAGCCAAGGCGCAGACGCCGTACCTCAGAGCACAGGGGGGTCCCACGTTTGACCTTTTGAGCCaaagaacactgaacagctgcattacCTTTTATGCAGCGGCCCCCTTGCAATTCttctgacccagaagtggaaGTCCGCTCCACACCTGGAAGGGGGGTAGGATACCTTGGGGCGTTAAAGAAAAATTCACGCCTACACACAACTTCCAGGCTTCCACAGCCAAACATAAGttaatgtgtgtttttggtcGCCTAGCAATTAATCACAGAAGGGTTAAATTGTAAGCTTTTCTTTTTAGGTACAGTGTACATACTGAAACCTAACTAACCTCTCCTTTTATCTTTCGTTTACCGCACTGTAAGACTGACGTCACTGTGTTATGTAAATTAATTGTGTTAttgctttgaatatgtttttcttttcatatttttgtgcatAACTCGCCTGGTGGACTAACCAGGCCAGCCTCACGCCCCTCAACCAGAGTTTATGACCACATGGACTGAC is a window from the Cololabis saira isolate AMF1-May2022 chromosome 19, fColSai1.1, whole genome shotgun sequence genome containing:
- the LOC133419772 gene encoding NLR family CARD domain-containing protein 3-like, with the translated sequence MDQCDYREEGVPPSKTSDQQSSEPPSGPSVQQHQTQLDSIFLLLEDNIVMFVKNELKKMQRGLSPDYPESLEHVLQGEDEEQRRSSRESFVKITVNFLRRMKQEELAERLQSSSFAAVCKKRLKSKLKKRCQCVSEGIAKAGNPTLLKQIYTELYVTKGGTGEVNDEHEVRQIEAASRKPDRAETTIRQEDIFKLPPGRDEPIRTVMTKGVAGIGKTVLTQKFTLDWAEEANQDIQLLLPFTFRELNVLKERKFSLVELVHHFFTETREMCSFEEFQVVCIFDGLDESRLPLDFHNNEVLTDVTESTSVDVLLTNLIRGNLLPSARLWITTRPAAANQIPPECVDMVTEVRGFADPQKEEYFRKRFREEEQTSGIISHIKTSRSIHIMCHIPVFCWITATVLEKVLETRKGGRLPKTLTEMYIHFLVVQAKLKKVKYDGGAGTDPHWSPESRKMVESLGKLAFEQLQKGNLIFYEPDLKECGINVREASVYSGVFTQIFREESSLYQDQVFCFIHLSVQEFLAALHVHRTFTKSGVNLLEEQRNTWWFKTRAETDLYRSSVDKALQSPNGHLDLFLRFLLGLSLETNQTLLRGLLKPKKRRSQNIQETVEYIKEKISEDLSAEKSINLFHCLNELNDGSLVEEVQRSLRSGLLSTDDLSPAQWSALVFILLSSEDLDVFDLKKYSASEEVLQRLLPVVKASKKVVLSGCNLSEDICADLSSVLSSQSSSLTELDLSNNHLQDSGLKKLCPGLESPHCHLKSLRLSGCLISEEGCASLVSALSSNPSHLRELDLSYNHPGESAGKLLYAGLEDPRWRLDTLRVEPAGQQWLTPGLRKYSCQLIIDTNTVHNNIKLSDNNRKMMYVKEDQSYPDHPDRFEYFPQLLCGEVLTGRCYWEVQRRGGVSVSVSYRRIRRKGDSNDRWFGKSDHSWSLFCSDDGRYRVWHNNRVTSSSSSSSVSERVAVYVDVPAGTLSFYSVSSDGLIHLHTFNTTFTEPLYPGFGFCSGSGSAVSLC